The following proteins come from a genomic window of Triticum aestivum cultivar Chinese Spring chromosome 6A, IWGSC CS RefSeq v2.1, whole genome shotgun sequence:
- the LOC123130149 gene encoding laccase-15, which produces MAKFSMAASNLCMAIVALAAVAAAAVGEVAADVEHTFVVSEMKMTHLCNETLVTVVNGQLPGPAIEVTEGDSVAVHVVNKSPHNITIHWHGLKQRLNCWADGVPMITQCPIRPGQNFTYHLNVTGQEGTLWWHAHVSCLRASLHGAFIIRPRHAYPFPKPDKEIPIVIGEWWSINLAQLGKNMEDGYYDDTSSATTINGKLGDLYNCSGVVEDGLVLDVEPGKTYLLRLLNAALYSEYYLKIAGHEFTVVGADANYVRPFTTDVVAIGPGETLDALVVANAIPGKYYMVAVGGQAPKPDIQIPATLSRATVRYAIGAGNSDEAAPPVAPEMPDQHDFMVSFNFHGNLSSLNRTGSPPVPATADESLFVVLRMGSICRQGRLSCKRSGSKESIIVETMNNVSFQLPAAAAATPLLEELYYDNRRNGTAGGGGGGLDQLYMLPDRPARPFNYTDRALIPWGPNEAWLEPTEKAAVARRFRHGAVVDIVFQNAAMMDTDNHPMHLHGHDMFILAQGHDNYDTVRDVAKYNLVDPPLRNTVLVPRLGWAAVRFVADNPGVWYMHCHYELHVSIGMAAVFIVDDGPTLESALPSPPVDFPKCNQ; this is translated from the exons ATGGCCAAGTTCTCCATGGCGGCCTCCAACCTCTGCATGGCCATTGTTGCCCTGGCCGCGGTTGCGGCAGCTGCCGTCGGCGAGGTCGCCGCCGACGTCGAGCACACCTTTGTT GTGAGCGAGATGAAGATGACGCACCTGTGCAACGAGACGCTGGTCACCGTGGTGAACGGGCAGCTCCCTGGTCCGGCGATCGAGGTCACCGAGGGAGACTCCGTCGCCGTCCATGTCGTCAACAAATCTCCCCACAACATAACAATCCATTG GCACGGATTGAAGCAGCGGCTCAACTGCTGGGCCGACGGCGTGCCGATGATCACGCAGTGCCCTATCCGGCCAGGCCAAAACTTCACGTACCATCTCAACGTCACCGGGCAGGAAGGCACCCTGTGGTGGCACGCTCACGTCTCCTGCCTCCGGGCGAGCCTGCACGGTGCCTTCATCATCCGACCGCGGCACGCCTACCCATTTCCCAAGCCCGACAAGGAGATCCCCATCGTTATAG GTGAGTGGTGGAGCATCAACCTCGCGCAGTTGGGCAAGAACATGGAGGATGGCTACTACGATGACACCTCCAGTGCAACCACGATCAATGGCAAGCTTGGAGATCTCTACAACTGCTCCG GGGTCGTGGAAGATGGGTTGGTGCTGGACGTGGAGCCCGGCAAGACCTACCTGCTCCGCCTCCTCAACGCCGCGCTCTACTCCGAGTACTACCTCAAGATCGCCGGGCACGAGTTCACGGTGGTCGGCGCCGACGCCAACTACGTCCGCCCCTTCACCACGGACGTCGTCGCCATCGGCCCCGGCGAGACTCTGGACGCGCTTGTGGTCGCCAACGCGATCCCCGGCAAGTACTACATGGTCGCCGTTGGTGGCCAGGCGCCCAAGCCCGACATCCAGATCCCCGCGACCCTGTCGAGAGCGACGGTGCGGTACGCGATCGGCGCCGGCAACAGTGACGAGGCGGCGCCGCCGGTGGCGCCGGAGATGCCTGACCAGCACGACTTCATGGTGTCCTTCAACTTCCATGGCAACTTGAGCAGCCTGAACCGGACGGGCTCGCCGCCGGTGCCGGCGACCGCTGATGAGAGCCTGTTCGTCGTGCTCCGCATGGGCTCCATCTGCCGACAAGGTCGACTGTCCTGCAAGAGGAGCGGGAGCAAGGAGTCCATCATCGTGGAGACCATGAACAACGTGTCCTTCCAGCTCCCCGCCGCGGCGGCAGCCACGCCGCTGCTGGAGGAGCTCTACTACGACAACCGCCGCAACGgaacggccggcggcggcggcggcgggcttgaCCAGCTGTACATGCTGCCGGACAGGCCGGCGAGGCCGTTCAACTACACCGACCGCGCCCTGATCCCGTGGGGCCCCAACGAGGCGTGGCTGGAGCCGACGGAGAaagcggcggtggcgcggcggtTCCGGCACGGCGCGGTGGTGGACATCGTGTTCCAGAACGCGGCGATGATGGACACCGACAACCACCCGATGCATCTGCACGGGCATGACATGTTCATCCTCGCGCAGGGGCACGACAACTACGACACGGTGAGGGACGTGGCGAAGTACAATCTCGTGGATCCGCCGCTCAGGAACACGGTGCTTGTCCCCAGGCTAGGGTGGGCTGCCGTCCGGTTCGTGGCCGACAATCCAG GGGTGTGGTACATGCACTGCCACTACGAGCTTCATGTGTCGATTGGAATGGCAGCTGTGTTCATCGTAGACGACGGGCCAACATTGGAATCAGCTCTTCCATCACCGCCTGTAGATTTTCCGAAATGCAACCAATAG